One window of Xanthomonas sp. 10-10 genomic DNA carries:
- a CDS encoding NAD-dependent succinate-semialdehyde dehydrogenase, producing the protein MSYDTVNPANGQVEHTQQTLDAAAIEARLAASAKAFPQWAALPLVERGALLRRVGEELTKRREDLQRIMTAEMGKLRGEALAEVDKCAQACAYYAEHAAAYLAPREIPTEAQSSYVRYEPLGCVFAVMPWNFPLWQAFRFLAPGLMAGNVALLKHASNVPRCADAMKQVLDAAGIPPGVFDVLHIDNDQAADVLRDDRIAAVTLTGSERAGRSLAANAGDQLKKCVMELGGSDAFVVLEDADLEHTVQSAVQSRFDNSGQTCIAAKRFIVVDAIADQFIERFVAAASKRVLGDPQQEATTLAPMARADLRDELHKQVQASVQKGAKVLLGGEPVPGSHAGYPATILDQVAPGMPAYDEEFFGPVASIIRVADEADAVRVANDTTFGLGGSVWTADAKRGERVAQQLQCGAAFVNSVVKSDVRLPFGGIKRSGFGRELADHGIHEFMNIKTIYVA; encoded by the coding sequence ATGTCCTACGACACCGTCAACCCGGCCAATGGCCAGGTCGAACACACCCAGCAGACGCTGGACGCCGCCGCCATCGAGGCGCGTCTTGCTGCTTCGGCCAAGGCGTTTCCGCAGTGGGCAGCGCTGCCCTTGGTCGAGCGCGGTGCACTGCTGCGCCGGGTCGGCGAAGAGTTGACCAAGCGGCGCGAGGATCTGCAGCGCATCATGACCGCCGAGATGGGCAAACTGCGCGGTGAGGCGCTGGCCGAGGTCGACAAGTGCGCGCAGGCCTGCGCGTATTACGCCGAGCATGCCGCCGCGTACCTGGCGCCGCGCGAGATTCCGACCGAAGCGCAGTCCAGCTATGTGCGTTACGAACCGCTGGGCTGCGTGTTTGCGGTGATGCCGTGGAATTTCCCGCTGTGGCAGGCGTTTCGCTTTCTTGCACCGGGTCTGATGGCCGGCAATGTGGCGCTGCTCAAGCATGCCAGCAACGTGCCGCGTTGCGCCGATGCAATGAAGCAGGTGCTCGATGCTGCCGGGATTCCGCCGGGTGTGTTCGACGTGCTGCATATCGACAATGATCAGGCCGCCGATGTGCTGCGCGATGACCGCATTGCCGCAGTCACGCTGACCGGCAGCGAACGTGCTGGCCGCTCGCTGGCCGCCAATGCCGGCGATCAGCTGAAGAAATGCGTGATGGAGCTGGGCGGTAGCGATGCTTTCGTGGTGCTGGAAGACGCCGACCTTGAGCACACCGTGCAATCGGCAGTGCAGTCGCGCTTCGACAACAGCGGGCAGACCTGCATCGCAGCCAAGCGCTTCATAGTGGTCGATGCCATCGCCGACCAGTTCATCGAACGCTTCGTCGCCGCTGCCTCCAAGCGCGTGCTCGGCGACCCGCAGCAGGAAGCCACCACGCTCGCACCGATGGCACGCGCCGACCTGCGCGACGAATTGCACAAGCAGGTGCAGGCCAGCGTGCAGAAGGGCGCCAAGGTATTGCTTGGCGGCGAACCAGTACCGGGCTCGCATGCGGGCTACCCGGCCACGATCCTCGACCAGGTCGCCCCCGGCATGCCGGCGTACGACGAAGAATTCTTCGGCCCGGTGGCCTCGATCATCCGCGTGGCCGACGAAGCCGACGCGGTACGCGTGGCCAACGACACCACCTTCGGCCTGGGCGGCAGCGTGTGGACCGCAGATGCCAAGCGCGGCGAACGCGTGGCGCAGCAACTGCAGTGCGGCGCCGCCTTCGTCAATTCGGTGGTCAAGAGCGATGTACGGCTGCCGTTCGGCGGCATCAAACGCTCAGGCTTTGGCCGCGAGCTCGCCGATCACGGCATCCACGAGTTCATGAACATCAAGACGATCTATGTGGCTTGA
- a CDS encoding ABC transporter permease subunit, with product MMRASRGGRVLGGSVLALGFGFLYLPILLLMVYSFNASRLATVWGGFSTRWYGELLRDRQLLEAAWVSLEVAFWTACASTVLGTMAAMAMVRMRRFPGKTLFGALITAPLVMPEVIIGLSILLLLVSMGGVLGIAPRGAVAIWVAHVTFTVSFVTVVISSRLQELDRSLEEAAMDLGATPLKVFFLITLPIIAPALASGWLLAFTLSLDDVVIASFLAGPSSTTLPIKVFSSVRLGISPKINALATVMVLAVSVAAVIGWWLLARSEKRRQRDAQLAQQAIP from the coding sequence ATGATGCGCGCCTCGCGCGGTGGGCGCGTGCTGGGCGGCAGCGTGCTCGCGCTGGGGTTCGGCTTTTTGTATCTGCCGATCCTGTTGCTGATGGTGTACTCGTTCAATGCCTCGCGCCTGGCCACGGTATGGGGCGGATTTTCGACACGTTGGTATGGCGAGCTGCTGCGCGACCGCCAGTTGCTGGAGGCGGCCTGGGTCAGCCTGGAAGTCGCGTTCTGGACCGCCTGTGCGTCGACGGTGCTGGGCACGATGGCCGCGATGGCGATGGTGCGCATGCGACGGTTTCCCGGCAAGACGTTGTTCGGCGCGCTGATTACCGCACCGTTGGTGATGCCGGAGGTGATCATCGGCTTGTCGATCCTGTTGTTGCTGGTCTCGATGGGCGGCGTGCTCGGTATCGCCCCGCGCGGTGCGGTGGCGATCTGGGTGGCGCATGTCACCTTCACCGTCTCGTTCGTCACCGTGGTGATTTCCTCGCGTCTGCAGGAGCTGGATCGCTCGCTGGAAGAAGCCGCGATGGACCTGGGTGCCACCCCACTGAAGGTGTTCTTCCTGATCACCTTGCCGATCATTGCTCCCGCGCTGGCGTCAGGCTGGCTGCTCGCGTTCACGCTGTCGCTGGACGATGTGGTGATCGCCAGCTTCCTGGCCGGGCCCAGTTCCACCACGCTGCCGATCAAGGTGTTCTCCTCGGTGCGGCTGGGCATCAGCCCCAAGATCAACGCACTGGCCACGGTCATGGTGCTGGCGGTGTCGGTTGCCGCTGTCATCGGGTGGTGGCTGCTGGCACGCAGCGAAAAGCGCCGGCAGCGCGATGCGCAACTGGCGCAGCAAGCTATTCCCTGA
- a CDS encoding ABC transporter permease subunit translates to MRPRLFRRGLPGARWGVIAAPYLWLLVFFAIPFLIVLKISFAERATAMPPYTPLFAYAADGAVSVKLHLGNYLALLRDSQYVAAYLSSIRIAAISTALALLLGYPMAYVIARLPLATRNVAMMLVVLPSWTSFLIRVYAWIGILDGNGLLNQALLALGVIKQPLQLLYTPIAAYIGIVYCYLPFMVLPLYANLVKHDNRLLEAAYDLGARPWQAFVRITLPLSRNGIVAGCMLVMIPAVGEFVIPEMLGGPNTLMIGRVLWGEFFNNRDWPVAAAVATVMLVLLLAPIVIFHRYQQRELEGRLT, encoded by the coding sequence ATGAGACCGCGTCTTTTCCGTCGCGGCTTGCCGGGTGCGCGTTGGGGCGTGATCGCCGCGCCCTACCTGTGGCTGCTGGTGTTCTTCGCGATTCCGTTCCTGATCGTGCTGAAGATTTCGTTTGCCGAACGCGCCACTGCGATGCCGCCGTATACGCCGCTGTTCGCGTATGCGGCCGATGGCGCAGTCAGCGTCAAGCTGCATCTGGGCAATTACCTGGCACTGCTGCGCGACAGCCAGTACGTGGCCGCTTACCTGAGCTCGATCAGGATCGCGGCCATCTCCACCGCACTGGCGCTGCTGCTCGGCTATCCGATGGCGTATGTGATCGCGCGCCTGCCGCTGGCCACGCGCAACGTGGCGATGATGCTGGTGGTGCTGCCGTCGTGGACCTCGTTCCTGATTCGCGTCTACGCGTGGATCGGCATACTCGATGGCAACGGCCTGCTCAATCAGGCGCTGCTGGCACTGGGCGTGATCAAGCAGCCATTGCAGTTGCTGTATACGCCCATCGCCGCCTACATCGGCATCGTCTACTGCTATCTGCCCTTCATGGTGTTGCCGCTGTACGCCAATCTGGTCAAGCACGACAACCGCTTGCTGGAAGCGGCCTACGATCTGGGCGCGCGTCCGTGGCAGGCGTTTGTGCGCATCACCTTGCCGCTGTCGCGCAACGGCATCGTGGCAGGCTGCATGCTGGTGATGATCCCGGCGGTGGGCGAGTTCGTGATTCCCGAGATGCTGGGCGGCCCGAACACCTTGATGATCGGCCGCGTGCTGTGGGGCGAGTTCTTCAATAATCGCGATTGGCCGGTGGCTGCTGCAGTGGCCACCGTCATGCTGGTGCTGTTGCTCGCGCCGATCGTGATCTTCCACCGTTACCAGCAGCGCGAGCTGGAAGGGCGGCTGACATGA
- the potA gene encoding polyamine ABC transporter ATP-binding protein yields MSLTDALPPLSSPADAGYLSISEVRKEFDGFVAVDDVSLQIRKGEIFALLGGSGSGKSTLLRCLAGFERPTKGRIVLDGQPIDALPPYERPINMMFQSYALFPHMSVEQNIAFGLKQEGLAKAAIATRVGEMLELVQLGALARRKPHQLSGGQQQRVALARSLAKRPKLLLLDEPMGALDKKLRSQMQLELVNIIETSGVTCVMVTHDQEEAMTMATRIALMDQGWIQQVGTPDEIYEQPANRFAAEFIGSVNLVDAVIAEDAPDYVTLKTPAFDARIRIGHGITGFEGQAVAFALRPEKLSIGKDEPAQACNKAQGVIEDIAYFGSHSVYHVRLPSGVKLMANFANRQRWASEALTWGDAVWVGWGEDDGVVLTA; encoded by the coding sequence ATGTCACTGACCGACGCCCTGCCGCCCCTGTCCAGCCCTGCGGATGCCGGCTACCTGTCCATCAGCGAGGTCCGCAAGGAGTTCGATGGTTTTGTCGCGGTGGACGATGTCAGCCTGCAGATCCGCAAGGGCGAGATCTTCGCGTTGCTGGGCGGGTCGGGCAGCGGCAAATCCACCTTGCTGCGCTGTCTGGCCGGCTTCGAGCGACCCACCAAGGGGCGCATCGTGCTCGATGGCCAGCCGATCGACGCGCTGCCGCCGTACGAGCGTCCGATCAACATGATGTTCCAGTCCTACGCGCTGTTTCCGCACATGAGCGTGGAGCAGAACATCGCCTTCGGCCTGAAGCAGGAAGGCTTGGCGAAGGCCGCCATCGCCACGCGCGTCGGCGAGATGCTGGAGCTGGTGCAGCTGGGCGCGTTGGCCAGGCGCAAGCCGCATCAGCTCTCCGGCGGCCAGCAGCAGCGCGTTGCGCTCGCGCGCTCGCTGGCCAAGCGGCCCAAGCTGCTGCTGCTGGACGAACCGATGGGCGCGCTGGACAAGAAACTGCGCTCGCAGATGCAACTGGAACTGGTCAACATCATCGAAACCTCCGGCGTTACCTGCGTGATGGTCACCCACGACCAGGAAGAGGCGATGACCATGGCCACACGCATCGCGCTGATGGATCAGGGCTGGATCCAGCAAGTCGGCACGCCCGATGAAATCTACGAACAACCGGCCAATCGCTTTGCCGCCGAATTCATCGGCTCGGTCAATCTGGTCGACGCCGTCATCGCCGAAGACGCGCCCGACTACGTCACCTTGAAGACGCCGGCCTTCGACGCCCGTATCCGCATCGGCCACGGCATCACCGGGTTCGAAGGACAGGCGGTGGCGTTTGCGCTGCGCCCGGAAAAATTGTCCATCGGCAAGGATGAGCCGGCGCAGGCCTGCAACAAGGCGCAGGGCGTGATCGAAGATATCGCCTATTTCGGCAGCCATTCGGTCTACCACGTGCGCCTGCCCAGTGGGGTCAAGCTGATGGCCAACTTCGCCAATCGCCAGCGCTGGGCCAGCGAAGCGCTGACCTGGGGCGATGCGGTGTGGGTGGGGTGGGGCGAGGACGATGGCGTGGTGCTCACCGCATGA
- a CDS encoding efflux transporter outer membrane subunit translates to MRLVRMPLAAALSAVLLGGCMLGPNYTKAPPVADAAIQAPALHRAGGADVVAAAPLNHWWEQLNDAQLTQLVTQALADSPNLRAAQARLRANRALASQRRAERLPKLNASAVYAYAEPPQTIVDTLGGLQNGENGQPPAQGSEALDLDKTQIYSAGFDASWELDFFGRRRRAAEGALAQAQASEAELADAQVQLAAEVGQVYLNYRGLQARLAIADANLDKIGQSLALTRQRRERGAASDLQVDQIATQVQQQQAQRLPLDMQLQEALDQLALMVGREPGALDAQLAAVRPLPMLPTDVRVDDAGALIRRRPDVRKAERELAASSAQIGEALNGYFPQVTLLGGLSWVAGSPSDFNSDALTTLAVPMLRWSIFDFGKTRAQVEQARAGNAGREAAYEGAVLAALQDANSALSRFGSARKQLVVARQAEASATRSAGLMQQRRDAGATSSIDLLDVQRQQLSAQDAAAQAQVQLLVNYVALQKSLGLGWSQAPEQTR, encoded by the coding sequence ATGCGCCTGGTCCGCATGCCGCTGGCGGCGGCGTTGAGCGCCGTGTTGCTCGGCGGCTGCATGCTCGGCCCCAACTACACCAAGGCACCGCCCGTGGCCGATGCGGCGATTCAGGCGCCCGCATTGCATCGCGCCGGTGGCGCCGACGTGGTTGCCGCCGCTCCGTTGAATCACTGGTGGGAGCAGCTCAACGATGCGCAGCTTACCCAGCTGGTGACCCAGGCCCTGGCCGACAGTCCCAACCTGCGTGCGGCGCAGGCACGGCTGCGCGCCAACCGTGCACTGGCCAGCCAGCGCCGTGCAGAGCGTCTGCCCAAGCTCAACGCGAGCGCGGTGTATGCGTATGCCGAGCCGCCGCAGACCATCGTCGACACGTTGGGCGGCTTGCAGAACGGTGAGAACGGCCAGCCACCGGCACAGGGCAGCGAGGCGCTGGATCTGGACAAGACCCAGATCTACAGCGCCGGCTTCGATGCCAGCTGGGAGCTGGACTTCTTTGGCCGCCGCCGTCGTGCCGCCGAAGGTGCGCTGGCGCAAGCGCAGGCCTCCGAAGCCGAGCTGGCCGATGCGCAGGTGCAACTGGCTGCCGAAGTGGGGCAGGTGTATCTGAACTACCGCGGGCTGCAGGCACGGCTGGCCATTGCCGATGCCAACCTGGACAAGATCGGCCAATCGCTGGCGCTGACCCGGCAGCGCCGCGAGCGCGGTGCGGCCTCGGACCTGCAGGTCGACCAGATCGCCACCCAGGTGCAGCAGCAGCAAGCCCAGCGCCTGCCGCTGGACATGCAGTTGCAGGAAGCGCTGGACCAGCTCGCCTTGATGGTCGGCCGCGAGCCGGGTGCGCTGGACGCGCAACTGGCTGCGGTGCGGCCGCTGCCGATGTTGCCCACCGACGTGCGCGTGGACGATGCCGGCGCGTTGATCCGCCGCCGCCCCGATGTGCGCAAGGCCGAGCGCGAGCTGGCGGCGTCCAGCGCGCAGATCGGCGAGGCGTTGAATGGCTATTTCCCGCAGGTGACCTTGCTGGGCGGCCTGAGCTGGGTCGCCGGCTCGCCCAGCGACTTCAACTCCGACGCGTTGACCACGCTGGCGGTGCCGATGCTGCGTTGGTCGATCTTCGATTTCGGCAAGACCCGCGCGCAGGTGGAGCAGGCGCGTGCCGGCAACGCCGGCCGCGAGGCGGCTTACGAGGGTGCGGTGCTGGCGGCGTTGCAGGACGCCAACTCCGCGCTGTCGCGTTTCGGCTCGGCGCGCAAGCAACTGGTGGTCGCACGCCAGGCCGAAGCGTCGGCCACGCGCTCGGCCGGGCTGATGCAACAACGGCGCGATGCCGGAGCGACGTCGTCGATCGATCTGCTCGACGTACAGCGCCAGCAACTGTCCGCGCAGGACGCCGCCGCGCAGGCGCAGGTGCAGCTGCTGGTCAATTATGTCGCGCTACAGAAGAGCCTGGGCCTGGGTTGGAGCCAGGCGCCGGAGCAGACGCGTTGA
- a CDS encoding MDR family MFS transporter, whose amino-acid sequence MSAAAATGQSAGGSAASEKAEPGAWLAVLAGTIGSFMATLDISIVNAALPTIQGEVGASGTEGTWISTAYLVAEIIMIPLTGWFVRTLGLRNFLLICAVMFTAFSVVCGLSTSLTMMIIGRVGQGLAGGALIPTALTIVATRLPPSQQTMGTALFGMTVIMGPVIGPLLGGWLTENVSWHYAFFINVPICVGLVALLLLGLKHEKGDWAGLLNADWLGIYGLTAGLGGLTVVLEEGQRERWFESSEINMLSVIALSGFIALVIGQFRKRPPVIHLSLLLHRSFGAVFIMIMAVGMILFGVMYMIPQFLAVISGYNTEQAGYVLLLSGLPTVLLMPMMPKLLEVVDVRILVIAGLICFAAACFVNLSLTADTVGTHFVAGQLLQGCGLALAMMSLNQAAISSVPPELAGDASGLFNAGRNLGGSVGLALISTFQERRMTFHTETIGSAITANATRAQEFLSGLTAQMQGSAGGEAAIRSVAQLARLVQQQALVMTYSDLFWIFGVIVVCTIPLAFLLKPLPKGAHLAMH is encoded by the coding sequence GTGAGTGCAGCGGCAGCCACCGGCCAGAGCGCCGGCGGCAGCGCTGCCAGCGAAAAGGCCGAGCCGGGCGCCTGGCTGGCGGTGCTGGCCGGCACCATCGGCTCGTTCATGGCGACGCTGGATATCTCCATCGTCAACGCGGCGCTGCCCACCATCCAGGGCGAGGTCGGCGCCAGCGGTACCGAAGGCACCTGGATCTCCACCGCTTACCTGGTCGCCGAGATCATCATGATCCCGCTGACCGGCTGGTTCGTGCGCACGCTGGGCCTGCGCAACTTCCTGCTGATCTGCGCGGTGATGTTCACCGCGTTTTCGGTGGTGTGCGGGCTGTCGACCTCGTTGACGATGATGATCATCGGCCGCGTGGGGCAGGGCCTGGCCGGTGGCGCGCTGATTCCCACCGCGCTGACCATCGTTGCGACCCGGCTGCCGCCGAGCCAGCAGACCATGGGCACGGCCTTGTTCGGCATGACCGTGATCATGGGCCCGGTGATCGGCCCGCTGCTCGGCGGCTGGCTCACCGAGAACGTCAGCTGGCACTACGCGTTCTTCATCAACGTGCCGATCTGCGTGGGCCTGGTGGCCTTGCTGCTGCTCGGCCTGAAGCATGAAAAAGGCGACTGGGCCGGCCTGCTCAATGCGGACTGGCTGGGCATCTACGGCCTGACCGCCGGCCTGGGCGGGCTTACCGTGGTGCTGGAAGAAGGCCAGCGTGAGCGCTGGTTCGAATCCAGCGAGATCAACATGCTGAGCGTGATCGCCTTGAGCGGCTTCATCGCCCTGGTGATCGGCCAGTTCCGCAAGCGGCCGCCGGTGATTCACCTGTCGCTGCTGCTGCACCGCAGTTTCGGCGCAGTGTTCATCATGATCATGGCAGTGGGCATGATCCTGTTCGGCGTCATGTACATGATTCCGCAGTTCCTGGCGGTGATCTCCGGCTACAACACCGAGCAGGCCGGCTATGTGCTGCTGCTGTCGGGCCTGCCGACCGTGCTGCTGATGCCGATGATGCCCAAGCTGCTGGAGGTGGTGGACGTACGCATCCTGGTGATCGCCGGGCTGATCTGTTTTGCCGCGGCCTGTTTCGTCAACCTGTCGCTGACCGCCGACACCGTCGGCACGCATTTTGTCGCCGGGCAGTTGCTGCAGGGCTGCGGCCTGGCGCTGGCGATGATGTCGCTGAACCAGGCGGCCATCTCTTCGGTACCGCCGGAGCTGGCCGGCGATGCGTCAGGCCTGTTCAACGCCGGCCGCAACCTGGGCGGCTCGGTGGGGCTTGCGCTGATCTCCACCTTCCAGGAGCGCCGCATGACCTTCCACACCGAAACCATCGGCAGCGCGATCACCGCCAATGCGACACGCGCGCAGGAGTTTCTGTCCGGCCTGACCGCGCAGATGCAGGGCAGCGCCGGCGGCGAGGCGGCCATCCGCTCGGTTGCGCAGCTGGCGCGCCTGGTGCAGCAGCAGGCGCTGGTGATGACCTATAGCGACCTGTTCTGGATCTTCGGCGTGATCGTGGTCTGCACGATTCCGCTGGCCTTTTTGCTCAAGCCGTTACCCAAGGGGGCGCACCTTGCAATGCACTGA
- a CDS encoding HlyD family secretion protein, with amino-acid sequence MSNQEDRQSNDGRSQAADAHDDQEQKPSPLKNPKVKWTLILVGVLVLVLLVVWLAYYLIKGRYMQDTNNAYLQADSVAVAPRVSGYVTRVMVGDNQIVDAGQPLLQIDDRTYQATLQQAEAAIAARQADIAAATANVSAQESSLVQARTQVAAAAASLTFAQAEVKRFAPLAASGADTHEHQESLQHDLARARAQYDAAQAQAKAAQSQIQASTAQLEQAQAGVKQATADADQARIAVEDTRLTSRIHGRVGDKTVQVGQFLAAGTRTMTIVPQESLYLIANFKETQVGLMRPGQPAEIEVDALSGVKLHGKVESLSPGTGSQFALLPPENATGNFTKVVQRVPVRIRVLAGEEARKVLVPGMSVEVTVDTRSAKDAKQRAEAESDRVQEQERAQ; translated from the coding sequence TTGAGCAACCAAGAAGACCGCCAGTCCAACGATGGCCGCAGCCAGGCCGCAGACGCGCACGACGACCAGGAGCAGAAGCCTTCACCCTTGAAGAACCCCAAGGTCAAGTGGACGCTGATCCTGGTGGGCGTGCTGGTGCTGGTCTTGCTGGTGGTCTGGCTGGCCTATTACCTGATCAAGGGCCGCTACATGCAGGACACCAACAACGCCTATCTGCAGGCCGATTCGGTGGCGGTGGCGCCGCGCGTCAGCGGCTACGTGACCCGGGTGATGGTGGGCGACAACCAGATCGTGGACGCCGGCCAGCCGTTGCTGCAGATCGATGACCGCACCTACCAGGCCACGCTGCAGCAGGCCGAGGCCGCGATCGCCGCGCGCCAGGCCGACATCGCTGCCGCCACGGCCAATGTGTCCGCGCAGGAATCGTCGCTGGTGCAGGCGCGCACCCAGGTCGCTGCCGCCGCTGCCAGCCTCACGTTCGCCCAGGCCGAGGTGAAGCGCTTCGCGCCGCTGGCGGCCTCCGGCGCGGACACGCACGAGCACCAGGAAAGCCTGCAGCACGACCTGGCCCGCGCCCGCGCCCAGTACGACGCCGCCCAGGCGCAGGCCAAGGCAGCGCAGAGTCAGATCCAGGCCAGCACCGCGCAACTGGAGCAGGCTCAGGCCGGCGTGAAGCAGGCCACCGCCGACGCCGACCAGGCCCGCATCGCGGTGGAAGACACCCGCCTGACCAGCCGTATCCACGGCCGCGTCGGCGACAAGACCGTGCAGGTTGGGCAGTTCCTGGCCGCAGGCACCCGCACCATGACCATCGTGCCGCAGGAATCGCTGTACCTGATCGCCAACTTCAAGGAAACCCAGGTCGGCCTGATGCGTCCCGGCCAGCCGGCCGAAATCGAGGTCGATGCGCTGTCCGGCGTGAAGCTGCACGGCAAGGTCGAAAGCCTCTCGCCCGGTACCGGCTCGCAGTTCGCGCTGTTGCCGCCGGAAAATGCCACCGGCAACTTCACCAAGGTGGTGCAGCGCGTGCCGGTGCGCATTCGTGTGCTGGCCGGCGAAGAGGCACGCAAGGTATTGGTGCCGGGCATGTCGGTGGAGGTGACGGTGGATACGCGCTCGGCCAAGGACGCCAAGCAGCGGGCCGAAGCAGAATCCGACCGCGTGCAGGAGCAGGAGCGCGCGCAGTGA
- a CDS encoding polyamine ABC transporter substrate-binding protein yields MTLRLLALTLSITLFSGCGGGGAPGKAEAQAKVLNVYNYSDYIAEDTIPAFEKSTGIKVTYDVFDSDEMVETKLLAGGSDYDVVVPTLNFFGRQIQAGVFLPLDKSKIPNLANLDPDVMRRIAAQDPNNAYGVPYMIGTTGIGYNVDKLKAIFGSTDVANSWDLVFKPENLSRLKDCGVTILDTPSDMIPIALNYLGLDPHSSVPAEIEKAAALIKTIRPYVQNFHSSQYVTSLANGNTCLAVGWSGDIIQARDRAKEAGNNVNVAYAIPKEGAPQWFDMLAIPKDAKHPDNAYAFINYLLKPEVAAANSNFIHYANPVRTATPLVDAAIRNDPTIYPPPEVTAKMFTYAINSPDVDRLYTRLWTEIKTGR; encoded by the coding sequence ATGACGCTGCGACTGCTCGCACTGACCCTGTCCATCACCCTGTTCTCCGGCTGCGGCGGCGGTGGCGCCCCGGGCAAGGCCGAGGCGCAGGCCAAGGTGCTCAACGTCTACAACTACTCCGACTACATCGCAGAAGACACCATCCCCGCGTTCGAAAAGAGCACCGGCATCAAGGTCACCTACGACGTGTTCGATAGCGACGAGATGGTGGAAACCAAGTTGCTGGCCGGTGGCAGCGATTACGACGTGGTGGTGCCCACGCTCAACTTCTTCGGCCGGCAGATCCAGGCCGGTGTGTTCCTGCCATTGGACAAAAGCAAGATCCCGAATCTGGCCAATCTGGATCCTGACGTGATGCGCCGCATCGCCGCACAGGACCCCAACAATGCCTATGGCGTGCCGTACATGATCGGCACCACCGGCATCGGCTACAACGTCGACAAGCTCAAGGCGATCTTCGGCAGCACCGATGTCGCCAACAGCTGGGATCTGGTGTTCAAGCCAGAGAATCTGTCCAGGCTGAAGGATTGCGGTGTGACCATTCTGGACACGCCCTCGGACATGATCCCGATCGCGCTGAACTACCTGGGCCTGGACCCGCACAGCAGCGTGCCGGCCGAGATCGAGAAAGCCGCGGCGCTGATCAAGACCATCCGCCCGTACGTGCAGAACTTCCACTCCAGCCAATACGTCACCTCGTTGGCCAACGGCAATACCTGCCTGGCGGTGGGGTGGTCGGGCGACATCATCCAGGCGCGCGACCGTGCCAAGGAGGCCGGCAACAACGTCAATGTGGCCTACGCCATTCCGAAGGAAGGCGCGCCGCAATGGTTCGACATGCTGGCCATCCCCAAGGATGCCAAGCATCCTGACAACGCCTACGCCTTCATCAATTACCTGCTGAAGCCGGAGGTGGCCGCGGCCAACAGCAACTTCATCCACTACGCCAACCCGGTGCGCACCGCCACGCCGCTGGTGGATGCGGCGATCCGCAACGACCCCACCATCTACCCGCCGCCGGAGGTGACCGCCAAGATGTTCACCTATGCGATCAATTCGCCGGACGTCGATCGCCTGTACACGCGGCTGTGGACCGAGATCAAGACCGGCCGTTGA